The Atlantibacter hermannii genomic interval TGCACCCGGTGGTGCGATTGATCCAGGCGCTGGGCGCGCGTATCGCCGTAGTACAGGCTGGATTAACCGTGGTAAGCACCTCGTACATTAAAGATCTGCATGTCGAGGTGGTGAAGCTCCATCCGGGGTTGGTGCGCAACATTGAAAAGCGCACAGAAAATCAGCTATTTGTGCAGAGTCTGGTAGAGGCGTGCAGCGGAACTCAGGCCCAGTTATTTGCGGCCGGGATCCGCAGCCGAAGTGAATGGCAGACGCTGGTAGAACGTGGGGTGAGCGGTGGTCAGGGTGATTTTTTTATGGCCTCGCAGCCGCTGGATACCAGCATAAAAAAATATTCTCAAAGATTCTCTGTTTGACCTGCCGTTTACGCGGATTTCACGTAGAATAACGCGCGCTGCATCTTAAGGGGGCGATTACGCCTGCCGGCCAGATTCACGCAGCATATGAATCGCCAGTTTATGGTCTCTTTGCGTAATGAATACCTCTCGAAATATAGGAACCATCAATATGACGGGTGACGGGTAACGCACTGACGAGAGAGGCCGCGAATGGCACTTTTTTCACCGACGCAGAACATTTTTTGCGCCTTGTCGCTGCGCCGTGTGGTTGGTAAAGTAAGCGGATTTTATTTCTCCGCCCCAGCTTTCAGGATTATCCCTTAGTATGTTGAAAAAATTTCGTGGCATGTTTTCCAATGACCTGTCCATTGACCTGGGTACCGCGAATACCCTCATTTATGTTAAAGGACAAGGCATCGTACTGAATGAGCCTTCTGTTGTGGCCATTCGTCAGGACCGCGCCGGTTCTCCGAAAAGCGTTGCCGCTGTCGGTCATGATGCGAAACAAATGCTGGGCCGTACCCCCGGCAACATCGCTGCTATTCGCCCGATGAAAGACGGCGTGATCGCCGACTTCTTTGTCACGGAAAAAATGCTGCAACACTTCATCAAGCAGGTGCACAGCAACAGCTTTATGCGCCCAAGCCCGCGCGTGCTGGTGTGCGTGCCGGTTGGTGCGACTCAGGTTGAGCGCCGTGCCATTCGTGAATCCGCGCAGGGCGCGGGCGCACGTGAAGTGTTCCTGATTGAAGAGCCAATGGCCGCAGCCATTGGTGCCGGTTTGCCGGTGTCCGAAGCGACCGGTTCGATGGTGGTTGATATTGGTGGCGGTACCACCGAAGTCGCGGTTATCTCCCTGAACGGCGTGGTGTATTCCTCCTCCGTCCGTATCGGTGGCGACCGCTTTGACGAAGCCATCATTAACTATGTGCGTCGTAACTATGGCTCGCTGATCGGCGAAGCCACCGCTGAGCGTATTAAGCACGAGATCGGTTCCGCCTATCCGGGTGATGAAGTGCGTGAAATCGAAGTGCGCGGGCGTAACCTTGCTGAAGGTGTGCCGCGCGGCTTTACGCTCAACTCCAACGAAATTCTCGAAGCGCTGCAAGAGCCGTTGACCGGTATCGTTAGCGCCGTAATGGTTGCGCTTGAACAGTGCCCGCCGGAGCTGGCTTCTGATATCTCCGAGCGTGGCATGGTGCTCACCGGTGGTGGCGCACTGCTGCGTAACCTTGACCGTCTACTGATGGAAGAAACAGGCATTCCGGTAGTGGTCGCGGAAGATCCACTGACTTGCGTCGCACGTGGCGGCGGCAAGGCGCTGGAAATGATCGATATGCACGGCGGCGATTTGTTCAGCGAAGAGTAATCAGCCGCAGGAAAGGGGGCAGTCCGC includes:
- the mreB gene encoding rod shape-determining protein MreB codes for the protein MLKKFRGMFSNDLSIDLGTANTLIYVKGQGIVLNEPSVVAIRQDRAGSPKSVAAVGHDAKQMLGRTPGNIAAIRPMKDGVIADFFVTEKMLQHFIKQVHSNSFMRPSPRVLVCVPVGATQVERRAIRESAQGAGAREVFLIEEPMAAAIGAGLPVSEATGSMVVDIGGGTTEVAVISLNGVVYSSSVRIGGDRFDEAIINYVRRNYGSLIGEATAERIKHEIGSAYPGDEVREIEVRGRNLAEGVPRGFTLNSNEILEALQEPLTGIVSAVMVALEQCPPELASDISERGMVLTGGGALLRNLDRLLMEETGIPVVVAEDPLTCVARGGGKALEMIDMHGGDLFSEE